One window of Staphylococcus chromogenes genomic DNA carries:
- the rpsL gene encoding 30S ribosomal protein S12 yields MPTINQLVRKPRQSKTKKSDSPALNRGFNSQKKQFTKLNSPQKRGVCTRVGTMTPKKPNSALRKYARVRLSNNIEINAYIPGIGHNLQEHSVVLVRGGRVKDLPGVRYHIVRGALDTSGVDGRKQGRSLYGTKKPKK; encoded by the coding sequence ATGCCTACTATTAACCAATTAGTACGTAAACCAAGACAAAGCAAAACTAAGAAATCTGACTCACCAGCTTTAAACAGAGGTTTCAACAGTCAAAAGAAACAATTCACGAAGTTAAATTCTCCACAAAAACGTGGTGTTTGTACTCGTGTTGGTACTATGACTCCTAAAAAACCTAACTCAGCGTTACGTAAATATGCACGTGTGCGTTTATCAAACAACATTGAAATCAACGCATACATCCCTGGTATCGGACACAACTTACAAGAACACAGTGTTGTACTTGTACGTGGTGGACGTGTAAAAGACTTACCTGGTGTGCGTTACCATATCGTACGTGGTGCGTTAGATACTTCTGGTGTTGATGGACGTAAACAAGGACGTTCATTATACGGAACTAAAAAACCTAAAAAATAA
- a CDS encoding M20 family metallopeptidase produces MTDWFQLAREKETQMIETRRYLHQYPEVSFFEKHTHAYILQRLEQLDFDIKAPVGQNGIIATISGATSGPTIALRADFDALPIEDLKEVPYRSKVPGVMHACGHDGHTAILLTVAELLHEYQSKLKGTVVLIFQYGEEVTPGGAQEMIADNALMGVDKIYGNHLWSGYPTGTIHTRSGPMMAQPDEFNIQIHGKGGHGAKPHETIDPVVILAEFILSTQKIVSRTIDPVKQAVISFGKIQAGEADNVIPDTAICRGTVRTFEPEVQNHIYHKMDKLLQGLALANDITYEFDYTKGYLPVYNHAASAEVVKQAANQLNFRYQDSDLMMVGEDFSFYLKARPGAFFFTGCGNPEKNSEWPHHSPHFDIDESAMKYAVSTFMKILELEHVI; encoded by the coding sequence TTGACGGATTGGTTCCAACTTGCGCGTGAAAAAGAAACTCAAATGATAGAAACACGTCGCTATTTACATCAATACCCTGAAGTTTCATTTTTTGAGAAGCACACGCATGCTTACATTTTACAACGTCTTGAACAACTCGATTTTGATATAAAGGCTCCCGTAGGTCAAAACGGGATTATTGCGACAATTTCTGGCGCTACGAGTGGACCGACCATTGCGTTACGTGCTGATTTTGATGCACTTCCTATTGAAGATTTAAAAGAGGTGCCTTATCGCTCTAAAGTTCCAGGTGTCATGCACGCCTGTGGTCATGATGGCCACACAGCCATTTTATTGACGGTAGCAGAACTCTTGCATGAGTATCAGTCAAAACTCAAAGGGACGGTCGTACTCATATTTCAATATGGAGAAGAAGTCACTCCCGGCGGTGCGCAAGAGATGATTGCAGATAATGCGTTAATGGGGGTCGACAAAATATATGGCAATCATTTATGGAGTGGTTATCCAACTGGCACGATCCATACGCGGTCAGGTCCGATGATGGCGCAACCTGATGAATTTAATATTCAAATTCACGGTAAAGGTGGACATGGCGCAAAGCCACATGAAACGATAGATCCTGTCGTCATATTAGCTGAATTTATTTTAAGCACGCAAAAAATTGTTTCAAGAACGATAGATCCTGTAAAACAAGCCGTCATTTCTTTTGGTAAAATCCAAGCAGGCGAAGCTGATAATGTGATTCCGGATACGGCTATATGTCGTGGTACTGTTCGTACGTTTGAACCAGAAGTTCAAAATCATATTTATCATAAGATGGATAAGTTATTGCAAGGGTTGGCACTTGCCAATGATATTACGTATGAATTTGACTATACTAAAGGCTATCTTCCTGTATATAATCATGCAGCTTCAGCTGAGGTGGTGAAACAAGCCGCTAACCAATTGAATTTTAGGTATCAAGATTCAGACTTAATGATGGTCGGTGAAGACTTTTCATTCTATCTTAAAGCACGTCCTGGTGCCTTTTTCTTCACAGGATGTGGCAATCCAGAAAAAAATAGTGAGTGGCCACATCATAGTCCTCATTTTGATATTGATGAATCAGCGATGAAATATGCAGTGAGTACGTTTATGAAAATTTTAGAGCTTGAACATGTTATATAA
- a CDS encoding branched-chain amino acid aminotransferase, whose translation MSEKIQFQQRDQLKEKPDQSSLTFGKVFTDYMLSFEYSQDKGWHDLKIIPYGPIELAPAAQCIHYGQSVFEGLKAYKHGDEVVLFRPEENFKRINLSLDRLKMPQLDESLLLEGLKQLIDVERDWVPEGEGQSLYIRPFVYATQEGLGVHPSHEYRLLIILSPSGSYYGGDSLSPTKIYVEDEYVRAVRGGVGYAKVAGNYAASLLAQSNANAEGFDQVLWLDGVEQKYVEEVGSMNIFFVIDGKVVTPELNGSILPGITRKTVLELAQSLGYEVEERRVAIDELYQYHKEGRLQEVFGTGTAAVISPVGELQFKDEKIIINDNQTGPITQELYDNYTGIQSGKLEDPYGWRVVVPKY comes from the coding sequence ATGTCAGAAAAGATTCAATTTCAACAACGAGACCAACTTAAAGAAAAGCCAGATCAGTCCTCACTTACATTTGGTAAAGTTTTTACGGATTATATGCTTAGCTTTGAGTATTCCCAAGATAAAGGATGGCACGACTTAAAGATTATTCCTTATGGTCCAATCGAACTTGCACCGGCAGCCCAATGTATCCACTATGGCCAATCAGTATTTGAGGGGTTAAAAGCATACAAGCACGGCGATGAAGTTGTATTATTTAGACCTGAGGAAAACTTTAAGCGTATTAATTTATCGTTAGATCGCTTAAAAATGCCACAATTAGACGAATCCTTACTACTAGAAGGACTTAAGCAACTCATTGATGTCGAACGTGACTGGGTACCAGAAGGTGAAGGACAATCGTTATACATACGTCCATTCGTATATGCGACACAAGAAGGTTTAGGTGTGCATCCTTCACATGAATATCGCTTACTCATTATTTTATCGCCATCAGGTTCTTATTATGGAGGAGATTCCTTAAGTCCAACAAAGATATACGTAGAAGATGAATACGTACGCGCAGTCCGTGGTGGTGTGGGTTATGCGAAAGTCGCTGGAAACTATGCCGCGAGTTTATTAGCACAATCTAATGCCAATGCAGAAGGCTTTGACCAAGTTTTATGGTTAGATGGGGTAGAACAAAAATATGTCGAAGAAGTGGGCAGTATGAACATTTTCTTCGTCATTGACGGTAAAGTTGTGACGCCTGAATTAAACGGCAGTATTTTACCAGGCATCACACGTAAAACTGTTCTAGAACTTGCGCAATCTTTAGGCTATGAAGTTGAAGAACGCCGCGTAGCTATTGATGAACTGTATCAATACCATAAAGAAGGACGCCTTCAAGAAGTCTTTGGCACAGGAACAGCAGCTGTAATTTCTCCAGTGGGCGAACTACAATTCAAAGATGAAAAAATTATCATTAATGACAACCAAACAGGACCTATTACGCAAGAGTTGTATGACAACTATACAGGTATCCAAAGCGGTAAACTCGAAGATCCATATGGTTGGAGAGTCGTTGTACCGAAATATTAA
- a CDS encoding ribosomal L7Ae/L30e/S12e/Gadd45 family protein, giving the protein MSNEKVTRLNKQTYVVGLKQTLKALKNHNVSQLIIGEDVNVHLLARVLSFANQNNIPITFCESQVALGERVGINVKATVVALLK; this is encoded by the coding sequence ATGTCTAATGAAAAAGTCACACGCTTAAACAAACAGACCTACGTTGTTGGTTTGAAACAAACGCTTAAAGCGTTGAAAAATCATAACGTATCCCAATTGATTATCGGCGAAGATGTTAATGTGCATCTCTTAGCTCGCGTGTTAAGCTTTGCCAATCAAAATAACATACCAATCACTTTTTGCGAGAGTCAAGTGGCTCTAGGAGAACGAGTTGGTATTAATGTAAAGGCAACTGTGGTTGCTTTGCTCAAATGA
- the rpsG gene encoding 30S ribosomal protein S7 codes for MPRKGSVPKRDVLPDPIHNSKLVTKLINKIMLDGKRGTAQRILYSAFDLVQERSGRDAMEVFDEAINNIMPVLEVKARRVGGSNYQVPVEVRPERRTTLGLRWLVNYARLRGEKTMEERLANEILDAANNTGGAVKKREDTHKMAEANKAFAHYRW; via the coding sequence ATGCCTCGTAAAGGATCAGTACCTAAAAGAGATGTGTTACCAGATCCAATTCACAACTCTAAGTTAGTGACAAAATTAATCAATAAGATCATGTTAGATGGTAAACGTGGGACAGCTCAACGTATTCTTTATTCTGCATTCGACTTAGTTCAAGAACGTTCAGGTCGCGATGCAATGGAAGTTTTCGATGAAGCTATCAACAATATTATGCCAGTACTTGAAGTTAAAGCTCGCCGTGTAGGTGGTTCTAACTACCAAGTACCTGTAGAAGTTCGTCCAGAGCGTCGTACTACTTTAGGTTTACGTTGGTTAGTAAACTATGCGCGTCTTCGTGGTGAAAAAACTATGGAAGAGCGTTTAGCTAACGAAATCTTAGACGCTGCTAACAACACTGGTGGTGCCGTTAAGAAACGTGAAGACACGCACAAAATGGCTGAAGCGAACAAAGCATTCGCTCACTACCGTTGGTAA
- a CDS encoding L-threonine 3-dehydrogenase produces the protein MKKIFITGALGQIGTELVAKCREIYGNENVLATDIREPEEGSIVAEGPFEILDVTDADKMEQLVAQFQPDTMMHMAALLSATAEQKPLLAWHLNMGGLVNALEVARKHHLQFFTPSSIGAFGPNTPKKNTPQVTIQRPNTMYGVNKVSGELLCDYYFTKFGVDTRSVRFPGLISYVKEPGGGTTDYAVDIYFKAVREGRYTSYIAKDTYMDMMFMDDAIDAIIQLMEADSGKLIHRNAYNLSAMSIEPEMVKEAIQEHMPNFTLDYDVDPVRQGIAESWPDSIDTSCARGEWGFNPKYDLKAMTARMLEAIQEKETHKA, from the coding sequence ATGAAAAAGATTTTTATAACAGGTGCATTAGGACAAATTGGAACAGAGCTTGTCGCGAAGTGTCGTGAAATTTATGGGAATGAAAATGTATTAGCAACAGATATTCGTGAGCCAGAAGAAGGTTCTATTGTGGCTGAAGGGCCTTTTGAAATTTTAGATGTTACTGATGCGGATAAAATGGAACAATTGGTAGCACAATTCCAACCGGACACAATGATGCATATGGCGGCTCTGTTATCAGCAACAGCAGAACAAAAGCCATTACTCGCATGGCATTTAAATATGGGTGGATTAGTGAATGCACTCGAAGTTGCGCGTAAACATCATTTACAATTCTTTACTCCAAGTTCTATCGGCGCATTTGGCCCAAATACACCGAAAAAGAATACGCCACAAGTGACAATTCAACGTCCAAACACAATGTATGGGGTGAACAAAGTGTCAGGCGAATTGTTATGTGACTACTATTTCACGAAATTTGGTGTGGATACACGTAGCGTTCGTTTTCCAGGATTGATTTCTTATGTGAAAGAACCAGGTGGCGGTACAACAGACTATGCAGTTGATATTTACTTCAAAGCTGTACGTGAAGGGCGTTATACAAGCTATATTGCCAAAGACACATATATGGATATGATGTTTATGGATGATGCGATTGATGCCATTATCCAATTAATGGAAGCCGATAGCGGAAAATTAATTCACCGCAATGCGTATAACTTAAGTGCGATGAGCATTGAACCTGAAATGGTGAAAGAAGCAATTCAAGAACATATGCCTAACTTTACATTAGATTATGATGTGGATCCAGTGCGCCAAGGTATCGCTGAAAGTTGGCCAGATAGCATCGATACAAGCTGTGCACGTGGTGAATGGGGCTTCAACCCGAAATATGACCTTAAAGCGATGACAGCACGTATGTTAGAGGCGATTCAAGAAAAAGAAACACATAAAGCTTAA
- the fusA gene encoding elongation factor G, protein MGRDFSLKNTRNIGIMAHIDAGKTTTTERILYYTGRIHKIGETHEGASQMDWMEQEQDRGITITSAATTAAWNDHRVNIIDTPGHVDFTVEVERSLRVLDGAVTVLDAQSGVEPQTETVWRQATTYGVPRIVFVNKMDKMGANFDYAVSTLHDRLQANAAPIQLPIGAEDDFQAIIDLVTMKCFKYNNDLGTDIEETDIPEDMQDRAEEAREALIEAVAETNDDLMEKYLGGEEISVDELKDAIRQATTDVEFYPVLCGTAFKNKGVQLMLDAVIDYLPSPLDVKPIVGHRADNPDEEVIAKADDDAEFAALAFKVMTDPYVGKLTFFRVYSGTLTSGSYVKNSTKGKRERVGRILQMHANSRQEISSVYSGDIAAAVGLKDTGTGDTLCGEKNDIILESMEFPEPVIHLSVEPKSKADQDKMTQALVKLQEEDPTFKAHTDEETGQVIIGGMGELHLDIIVDRMKKEFNVEANVGAPMVSYRETFKSAAAVQGKFSRQSGGRGQYGDVHIEFTPNETGAGFEFENAIVGGVVPREYIPSVEQGLKDAMENGVLAGYPLIDVKAKLFDGSYHDVDSSEMAFKIAASLALKEAAKKCDPVILEPMMKVTIEMPEEYMGDIMGDVTARRGRVDGMEPRGNAQVVNAFVPLSEMFGYATSLRSNTQGRGTYTMYFDHYAEVPKSISEEIIKKNKGE, encoded by the coding sequence ATGGGAAGAGACTTTTCTTTGAAGAACACGCGTAATATCGGTATCATGGCTCACATCGATGCGGGTAAAACGACTACTACTGAACGTATTCTTTATTACACTGGACGTATCCACAAAATTGGTGAAACACATGAAGGTGCTTCACAAATGGACTGGATGGAGCAAGAGCAAGACCGTGGTATTACAATTACATCAGCTGCAACAACAGCTGCTTGGAATGATCACCGTGTTAACATCATCGATACACCAGGACACGTAGACTTCACAGTTGAAGTTGAACGTTCATTACGTGTACTTGATGGTGCTGTTACTGTACTTGATGCACAATCAGGTGTAGAACCTCAAACTGAAACAGTTTGGCGTCAAGCAACAACTTACGGCGTACCACGTATCGTATTTGTAAACAAAATGGACAAAATGGGTGCAAACTTCGACTACGCAGTAAGCACTTTACATGACCGTTTACAAGCGAACGCAGCTCCAATCCAATTACCAATTGGTGCTGAAGATGATTTCCAAGCAATCATTGACTTAGTGACAATGAAATGCTTCAAATACAATAATGACTTAGGTACAGATATCGAGGAAACAGATATTCCTGAAGATATGCAAGATCGTGCTGAAGAAGCACGTGAAGCATTAATCGAAGCTGTAGCTGAGACAAACGATGACTTAATGGAAAAATACTTAGGTGGAGAAGAAATCTCTGTTGACGAGCTTAAAGACGCTATCCGTCAAGCTACAACAGACGTAGAATTCTATCCAGTATTATGTGGTACTGCATTTAAGAACAAAGGTGTTCAATTAATGTTAGATGCCGTTATCGATTACTTACCATCACCACTTGATGTTAAGCCAATCGTAGGTCATCGTGCAGACAATCCTGACGAAGAAGTTATCGCGAAAGCGGATGACGATGCTGAATTCGCAGCATTAGCGTTCAAAGTTATGACTGACCCTTATGTTGGTAAATTAACATTCTTCCGTGTGTACTCAGGTACATTAACTTCTGGTTCATACGTTAAAAACTCTACGAAAGGTAAACGTGAACGTGTAGGTCGTATCCTACAAATGCACGCGAACTCTCGTCAAGAGATCAGCAGCGTATACTCAGGTGATATCGCAGCAGCTGTGGGTCTTAAAGATACAGGTACAGGTGACACGCTTTGTGGAGAGAAAAATGACATCATCCTTGAGTCAATGGAATTCCCAGAGCCAGTTATCCACTTATCAGTAGAACCTAAATCAAAAGCTGACCAAGATAAAATGACACAAGCGCTTGTGAAACTTCAAGAAGAAGACCCAACATTCAAAGCGCACACAGACGAAGAAACAGGTCAAGTTATCATTGGTGGTATGGGTGAACTTCACCTTGACATCATTGTTGACCGTATGAAAAAAGAATTTAACGTAGAAGCAAACGTTGGTGCGCCAATGGTATCTTACCGTGAAACGTTCAAATCAGCGGCTGCTGTTCAAGGTAAATTCTCTCGTCAATCTGGTGGTCGTGGTCAATACGGTGACGTTCATATCGAATTCACACCTAACGAAACAGGTGCTGGTTTCGAATTCGAAAACGCTATCGTTGGTGGTGTTGTTCCTCGTGAATACATCCCATCAGTTGAACAAGGTCTTAAAGACGCTATGGAAAATGGTGTGTTAGCTGGATATCCATTAATCGATGTTAAAGCTAAATTATTTGATGGTTCATACCACGATGTCGATTCATCTGAAATGGCCTTCAAAATTGCTGCATCTTTGGCACTTAAAGAAGCTGCTAAAAAATGTGATCCAGTTATCTTAGAACCAATGATGAAAGTTACAATCGAAATGCCTGAAGAGTACATGGGTGACATCATGGGTGACGTTACTGCACGTCGTGGCCGTGTTGACGGTATGGAACCACGTGGTAACGCTCAAGTTGTTAACGCATTTGTACCACTTTCAGAAATGTTTGGTTACGCAACTTCATTACGTTCTAACACACAAGGTCGCGGTACTTACACAATGTACTTTGATCACTATGCAGAAGTACCTAAATCAATTTCTGAAGAAATCATCAAAAAGAACAAAGGTGAATAA
- the tuf gene encoding elongation factor Tu, translating to MAKEKFDRSKEHANIGTIGHVDHGKTTLTAAIATVLAKNGDSVAQSYDMIDNAPEEKERGITINTSHIEYQTGKRHYAHVDCPGHADYVKNMITGAAQMDGGILVVSAADGPMPQTREHILLSRNVGVPALVVFLNKVDMVDDEELLELVEMEVRDLLSEYDFPGDDIPVIAGSALKALEGDAEYEAKILELMEAVDNYIPTPERDSDKPFMMPVEDVFSITGRGTVATGRVERGQIKVGEEVEIIGLSEESSKTTVTGVEMFRKLLDYAEAGDNIGALLRGVAREDVQRGQVLAAPGSITPHTKFKAEVYVLSKDEGGRHTPFFSNYRPQFYFRTTDVTGVVNLPEGTEMVMPGDNVEMDVELISPIAIEDGTRFSIREGGRTVGSGVVTAIEK from the coding sequence ATGGCAAAAGAAAAATTCGATCGCTCAAAAGAACATGCCAATATTGGTACTATCGGTCACGTTGACCATGGTAAAACTACTTTAACAGCTGCAATTGCTACAGTATTAGCGAAAAACGGTGACTCAGTTGCACAATCATACGACATGATTGACAACGCTCCAGAAGAAAAAGAACGTGGTATCACAATCAACACTTCTCACATCGAGTACCAAACTGGAAAACGTCACTATGCACACGTTGACTGCCCAGGACACGCTGACTATGTTAAAAACATGATCACTGGTGCTGCGCAAATGGACGGCGGTATCTTAGTAGTATCTGCTGCTGATGGTCCAATGCCACAAACTCGTGAGCATATCCTTTTATCACGTAACGTTGGTGTACCAGCATTAGTTGTATTCTTAAACAAAGTTGACATGGTTGACGACGAAGAATTATTAGAATTAGTTGAAATGGAAGTTCGTGACTTATTATCTGAATACGACTTCCCAGGCGATGACATCCCTGTAATCGCTGGTTCAGCATTAAAAGCTTTAGAAGGCGACGCTGAATACGAAGCTAAAATCTTAGAATTAATGGAAGCTGTAGATAACTACATTCCAACTCCAGAACGTGATTCTGACAAACCATTCATGATGCCTGTTGAGGACGTATTCTCAATCACAGGTCGTGGTACAGTTGCTACTGGCCGTGTTGAACGTGGTCAAATCAAAGTTGGTGAAGAAGTTGAAATCATCGGTTTATCTGAAGAATCTTCTAAAACAACTGTTACTGGTGTAGAAATGTTCCGTAAGTTATTAGACTACGCTGAAGCTGGTGACAACATTGGTGCTTTATTACGTGGTGTTGCTCGTGAAGACGTTCAACGTGGTCAAGTATTAGCTGCTCCTGGTTCAATCACACCACACACAAAATTTAAAGCTGAAGTATACGTTTTATCAAAAGACGAAGGTGGACGTCACACTCCATTCTTCTCTAACTACCGCCCACAATTCTATTTCCGTACTACTGACGTAACTGGCGTTGTTAACTTACCAGAAGGTACTGAAATGGTTATGCCTGGCGATAACGTAGAAATGGACGTTGAGTTAATTTCTCCAATCGCTATCGAAGACGGTACTCGTTTCTCAATCCGTGAAGGTGGACGTACTGTAGGATCAGGCGTTGTAACAGCTATCGAAAAATAA
- a CDS encoding glycine C-acetyltransferase, whose product MVQKLNAFLEENINYLKDNGLYNEIDSIEGANGPEIQIKGKKYINLSSNNYLGLATNDDLKKAAKSAIDSHGVGAGAVRTINGTLDLHDELEQTLAKFKGTEAAIAYQSGFNCNMAAISAVMNKNDAILSDELNHASIIDGCRLSKAKIIRVKHSDMDDLRQKAKEAVESREYNKVMYITDGVFSMDGDVAKLPEIVEICEPLGIMIYVDDAHGSGVMGKGAGTVKHFGLQDKIDFQIGTLSKAIGVVGGYVAGTQQLIDWLKVQSRPFLFSTSLAPGDTKAITEAVNKLMASTELHDKLWDNAKYLKEGLSKLGFDIGDSETPITPVIIGDEKKTQEFSKRLMDEGVYVKSIVFPTVPRGTGRVRNMPTAAHTKEMLDQALEVYERVGKELGVIQ is encoded by the coding sequence ATGGTTCAAAAGTTAAATGCGTTTTTGGAAGAAAACATTAACTATTTAAAAGACAACGGCCTATACAATGAAATTGATTCAATCGAAGGTGCCAATGGTCCTGAAATTCAAATCAAAGGCAAAAAATATATCAACTTATCATCAAACAACTACTTAGGATTAGCAACAAACGACGATCTTAAAAAAGCAGCGAAAAGTGCAATTGACTCTCATGGGGTGGGCGCAGGTGCAGTCCGTACAATTAACGGAACTTTAGATTTGCATGATGAACTTGAGCAAACATTAGCTAAATTTAAAGGTACAGAAGCAGCAATTGCTTATCAATCAGGATTTAACTGTAACATGGCTGCTATCTCTGCAGTGATGAATAAAAATGATGCAATTTTATCTGATGAATTAAACCATGCGTCTATTATTGACGGTTGCCGTTTATCTAAAGCTAAAATTATTCGTGTAAAACATTCAGATATGGATGATTTACGTCAAAAAGCTAAAGAAGCTGTAGAATCTAGGGAATACAATAAAGTGATGTACATTACTGATGGTGTCTTCAGTATGGATGGCGATGTTGCTAAGTTACCTGAAATTGTAGAAATTTGTGAACCTTTAGGTATTATGATTTACGTCGACGATGCCCACGGCTCAGGTGTAATGGGTAAAGGTGCAGGAACTGTAAAACATTTTGGTTTACAAGATAAAATCGATTTCCAAATCGGAACATTATCTAAAGCAATTGGTGTCGTAGGTGGTTACGTTGCCGGAACACAACAATTAATCGATTGGCTAAAAGTGCAATCTCGTCCATTTTTATTCTCAACATCATTAGCTCCTGGAGATACAAAAGCCATTACAGAAGCTGTGAATAAATTAATGGCTTCAACAGAGTTACACGATAAACTTTGGGATAATGCGAAATACCTTAAAGAAGGTTTATCAAAATTAGGATTTGATATTGGTGACTCAGAAACACCAATCACACCTGTCATTATTGGTGATGAAAAGAAAACACAAGAATTTAGTAAGCGTTTAATGGATGAAGGCGTTTATGTAAAATCAATCGTCTTCCCAACAGTGCCACGTGGTACAGGGCGCGTGAGAAATATGCCTACAGCAGCGCATACGAAAGAAATGTTAGATCAAGCATTAGAAGTTTACGAGCGCGTAGGTAAAGAACTCGGCGTAATTCAATAA